In the Diceros bicornis minor isolate mBicDic1 chromosome X, mDicBic1.mat.cur, whole genome shotgun sequence genome, TCACGATTCTTAAGGTAGGGTTTCAAACTCAAGACTAATGCACGAGAATTCCACGAGGACCAAAGGATCACCCTTGTAAGTTAAGGCAAGATCCAGCCGTGCACTTGCACGACGgtgcctcactctcctcccccTGATCCGTCCTGATCCAACAGAACCCGCTTTCCCCAAACAGGAGCGCGGCCAAAGTTCCCTGGCTTGAGCCACTGCTGTACTGCCTGCAGACATTTCCCTTGATGCGCGGTGGGCATCGCCCCCACCGCGGGCTCAAGGGCGGGCAGACTCCAGTGGCCTGGAGCCCGCTGGGGAGCTCTGGCTCTGGAGTGGAGGGAAAGAGACCCGGGAAAGCCCCGCAGGCGCCCCGGGACTGGACGGAGGAGCCCGAGCGCCCTAGAGCACCGGGCGCCTCCAGAGCAAGCGGCTTACCGCGCGCTGAACACGTCGGGGTATTGAGTGCGCTGGAAAACGCTCTCCAGCCCCTTCAGGCGCAACCCGGTGAACGTGTGGCGGGGGAGGCCCGGCTGCCTGTCGCGGGGCTGCAGACCCTCGGGGGCCACGTGGGAGGGCTCCTgaagctgctgctcctgctgcggGGGCTCCCAGCCGCCGCCGCCTTCCTCCTTCTCCGGGTCCACGGGGCCCCGAGCTCCTGCGC is a window encoding:
- the LOC131400588 gene encoding rhox homeobox family member 1-like — encoded protein: MGTGGDIVEEDRRSEAEQGAADEGEQGQVGAGARGPVDPEKEEGGGGWEPPQQEQQLQEPSHVAPEGLQPRDRQPGLPRHTFTGLRLKGLESVFQRTQYPDVFSARKELAFLLDVAEPRAQVSEPEHGDSAGPPV